A genomic window from Sporosarcina sp. Marseille-Q4063 includes:
- a CDS encoding septum formation initiator family protein produces MVQKQNRKSPATIASINKEYVQSLQQKIDRKKARKVRLYRRLTVFAIVALLMLGYFTHSFFEQKKILALKEQEKTEMLAELKEVEDEQEMLLNQLAKLEDDEYIAKLARQEYFLSDDNEIIFSMPNKKTKDKKKTDEKE; encoded by the coding sequence ATGGTACAAAAACAAAATAGAAAATCACCTGCTACAATCGCGTCCATTAACAAAGAATATGTCCAATCCCTTCAACAAAAAATTGATCGGAAGAAAGCACGTAAAGTCCGTTTGTATCGTAGATTAACAGTTTTTGCGATTGTTGCACTATTAATGCTCGGTTATTTTACGCATTCGTTTTTTGAACAAAAAAAGATTCTGGCGTTAAAAGAACAAGAAAAAACTGAAATGCTCGCCGAATTAAAAGAAGTAGAAGATGAACAAGAAATGTTGTTGAATCAACTTGCAAAACTAGAAGATGACGAGTATATCGCCAAATTAGCAAGACAGGAATATTTTCTATCGGATGACAACGAAATTATTTTTTCAATGCCAAATAAAAAGACTAAAGATAAAAAGAAAACAGATGAAAAAGAGTAG
- a CDS encoding S1 domain-containing RNA-binding protein, which translates to MSIEVDSKLQGKVTGITNFGAFVELPNGSTGLVHISEVADSYVKDINEHFKVGDMVEVKVMNVGADGKIGLSIRRAKPESERPQRPQRPRQGGRPGGGRPSAVRPENFEQKMARFMKDSEERLSTLKRATESKRGGRGARRG; encoded by the coding sequence ATGTCAATAGAAGTAGATAGCAAGTTACAGGGTAAGGTAACGGGGATTACAAATTTTGGAGCGTTCGTTGAACTACCGAACGGTTCAACAGGCCTTGTTCACATTAGTGAAGTCGCGGACAGCTATGTTAAGGACATTAATGAACATTTTAAAGTCGGCGATATGGTTGAAGTGAAAGTGATGAATGTTGGAGCAGATGGTAAAATTGGATTGTCGATTAGACGAGCAAAACCAGAATCTGAACGTCCACAACGTCCGCAACGCCCACGCCAAGGAGGACGTCCAGGTGGAGGACGCCCAAGCGCTGTTCGTCCGGAAAATTTCGAACAGAAAATGGCACGTTTCATGAAAGATAGTGAAGAGCGTCTTTCAACTTTGAAACGAGCAACAGAATCTAAACGCGGCGGTCGAGGTGCAAGAAGAGGGTAA